Proteins from one Oncorhynchus masou masou isolate Uvic2021 chromosome 12, UVic_Omas_1.1, whole genome shotgun sequence genomic window:
- the LOC135550332 gene encoding lipocalin-like, which produces MTTMLLSALGALLCSLVVTAEVMPQGDFNLQGVAGKWYVIGFATNAQWFVKHRADMKMGTTMLTPTANGDLDIAYSSRNADGSCWRMNHLAKKTKLAGKFIYKSERWSNENDMRVVDVKYDEYALIHTKTKGVSAVLTNLYARGTDLGPDLLQKFRQFSLDTGILPENIAIFPKNDECPAA; this is translated from the exons ATGACGACCATGCTGCTGAGCGCACTAGGAGCACTGCTCTGCTCCTTGGTTGTCACCGCTGAGGTCATGCCCCAAGGAGACTTCAATCTacagggg GTGGCAGGAAAGTGGTACGTGATTGGATTTGCCACTAATGCCCAGTGGTTCGTCAAACACAGGGCCGACATGAAGATGGGCACCACCATGCTGACACCAACTGCTAATGGAGACCTGGATATTGCATATTCTAGCCGGAA CGCTGATGGCTCCTGCTGGAGAATGAACCACCTGGCCAAGAAGACAAAACTTGCGGGGAAATTCATCTACAAGAGCGAGC GCTGGAGTAATGAAAATGACATGCGTGTCGTTGACGTTAAGTATGACGAGTATGCTCTTATTCACACCAAGACCAAGGGTGTTTCAGCTGTGCTCACCAACCTGTATG CCCGGgggacagacctgggccctgacctGCTGCAAAAGTTTAGGCAGTTCTCCCTGGACACTGGCATTCTGCCCGAAAACATCGCGATCTTCCCCAAAAACG ATGAGTGTCCCGCTGCGTAA